In Alkalihalobacterium alkalinitrilicum, a genomic segment contains:
- a CDS encoding NAD(P)-dependent malic enzyme — MSTIREEALHMHRVNQGKLESKSKVAVRNAYDLSLAYSPGVAEPCKEIFDNVENVYEYTMKGNMVAVVSDGTAVLGLGNIGPEAALPVMEGKAVLFKSFAGVDAFPICLKTNDVEKIIETVKLLEPTFGGVNLEDIAAPNCFVIEERLKRETNIPIFHDDQHGTAIVTLAGLINALKLTGKKMSQIKVVANGAGAAGIAIIKLMHSMGVRDIIMCDSKGAIYEGRPHGMNDVKAEVAKFTNREHKEGNLEDVIKGTDVFIGVSVAGALTKEMIESMNDDPTIFAMANPVPEIMPEDAKAAGAKVIGTGRSDFPNQVNNVLAFPGIFRGALDVRATHINEEMKVAAVHAIANLVSEEELNADYVIPAPFDARVAPAVAAAVAKVAMETGVARKKVDPEQVAEKTRKLAVIE, encoded by the coding sequence ATGTCGACAATTAGAGAAGAAGCCCTACATATGCATCGTGTGAATCAAGGAAAATTAGAATCGAAATCAAAGGTTGCGGTCCGTAATGCGTATGATTTAAGTCTTGCGTATTCCCCAGGTGTCGCAGAGCCTTGTAAAGAAATTTTTGATAATGTAGAAAACGTTTATGAATATACGATGAAAGGTAATATGGTTGCTGTCGTATCAGATGGTACTGCAGTACTTGGACTAGGGAACATCGGCCCAGAGGCAGCTTTACCAGTAATGGAAGGGAAAGCTGTATTATTCAAGTCATTTGCAGGTGTGGATGCATTTCCAATTTGCCTAAAAACGAATGATGTAGAAAAAATTATCGAAACCGTCAAGCTTCTAGAACCTACGTTTGGTGGTGTGAACTTAGAAGATATTGCTGCTCCGAACTGTTTCGTAATTGAAGAACGTTTAAAAAGAGAAACGAACATACCTATTTTCCATGACGACCAACATGGTACAGCCATTGTTACATTAGCTGGATTAATTAACGCATTGAAATTAACGGGTAAAAAAATGTCTCAAATTAAAGTAGTTGCTAATGGTGCTGGTGCAGCAGGGATTGCCATTATAAAACTAATGCATAGTATGGGTGTGCGAGATATTATTATGTGTGATTCAAAAGGCGCGATTTATGAAGGACGTCCACATGGTATGAATGACGTGAAAGCGGAAGTTGCTAAATTCACAAATCGTGAACATAAAGAGGGAAATCTCGAAGACGTAATTAAAGGAACAGATGTATTTATTGGTGTATCTGTTGCTGGTGCGCTTACAAAAGAAATGATTGAAAGCATGAATGATGATCCAACGATTTTTGCGATGGCTAATCCAGTTCCTGAAATTATGCCAGAGGATGCAAAAGCGGCGGGAGCGAAAGTAATTGGTACAGGACGCTCGGATTTTCCTAACCAAGTGAACAATGTTTTAGCATTCCCAGGTATATTCCGCGGTGCATTAGATGTTCGTGCAACACATATAAACGAGGAAATGAAAGTAGCAGCTGTTCATGCGATAGCTAATTTAGTTAGTGAAGAGGAGTTAAATGCGGATTATGTGATCCCTGCTCCATTTGATGCAAGAGTAGCACCTGCAGTAGCGGCTGCAGTGGCGAAAGTAGCAATGGAAACAGGTGTAGCTCGTAAAAAAGTTGATCCTGAACAAGTGGCGGAAAAAACGAGAAAACTTGCTGTAATTGAATAG
- a CDS encoding FadR/GntR family transcriptional regulator — MANDQPKLYIEIIKQLNQIIRNDQLKSGDRLPSERELSERLQVGRSSVREAFRALELLELIETRRGEGTFIKKAGSHRLVEIILSFILNDESARQDLAETRKIVEVEALRLACQRITDEQLDTLNKLIEKSKSEWQHGDFPVEEDYLFHKTIVEACHNGLLLNLWIPLVEYNKVAIRESLAREGRPAASIAEHEKVYEALSRKCEQEAVVALEEHLKNSRF, encoded by the coding sequence GTGGCTAATGACCAACCAAAGCTATATATTGAAATTATAAAACAACTTAATCAAATCATTCGGAATGATCAATTAAAAAGCGGAGATCGACTCCCATCTGAACGTGAACTAAGTGAACGTCTTCAGGTGGGACGTTCTTCTGTAAGGGAAGCCTTTCGAGCGTTAGAATTACTAGAATTAATCGAAACCCGCCGCGGCGAAGGGACATTCATTAAAAAGGCTGGAAGTCATCGATTAGTCGAAATTATTTTATCTTTTATTTTAAATGATGAAAGTGCTAGACAAGACCTTGCAGAGACGAGGAAAATTGTTGAGGTTGAAGCATTACGATTAGCGTGCCAACGAATCACAGATGAACAACTAGATACGTTAAACAAACTTATCGAGAAATCGAAAAGTGAATGGCAACATGGAGATTTTCCTGTCGAAGAAGATTACTTATTTCATAAAACGATTGTAGAAGCTTGTCACAATGGTTTGTTGCTAAATCTATGGATTCCATTAGTAGAGTATAACAAAGTTGCCATTCGTGAGTCTTTAGCTCGCGAGGGAAGACCTGCAGCATCAATAGCAGAACACGAAAAGGTTTATGAAGCGTTATCGCGAAAATGCGAGCAGGAAGCTGTTGTTGCGCTAGAAGAGCATTTAAAAAATAGTCGATTTTAA
- the accD gene encoding acetyl-CoA carboxylase, carboxyltransferase subunit beta — MLRDFFTKKKKYATIPSERAKQEVPEGLMTKCPSCRTIMYTKELKKNLYVCSTCGHHHRMPAYERIDSLVDQGTFEEFDKDMIATDPLHFPTYEEKLEQDRKKTDLNEAVVTGRGKMDGFNIVIGVMDSRFRMGSMGSVVGEKITRAIERAIEVKEPFILFSASGGARMQEGVLSLMQMAKTSAALQKLDREGGLFISIMTHPTTGGVSASFASLGDYNFAEPKALIGFAGRRIIEQTIRQELPVDFQTAEFLLKHGQLDRVVPRQEMKETLVKVISMHQ, encoded by the coding sequence GTGTTAAGAGACTTTTTTACAAAAAAGAAAAAGTATGCAACTATACCATCTGAACGAGCGAAGCAAGAAGTTCCAGAAGGGTTAATGACAAAATGTCCGTCTTGTCGGACAATCATGTACACAAAAGAATTAAAGAAAAATTTATATGTCTGCTCAACTTGTGGACATCATCATAGAATGCCCGCATATGAGAGAATTGACAGTCTTGTAGATCAAGGAACGTTCGAAGAATTTGATAAAGATATGATTGCTACAGATCCTCTCCATTTCCCTACATATGAAGAAAAGCTAGAGCAAGACCGGAAAAAAACGGATTTAAATGAAGCGGTCGTAACGGGTAGAGGGAAAATGGACGGGTTTAACATAGTGATTGGTGTAATGGATTCTCGTTTTCGAATGGGAAGTATGGGATCTGTCGTTGGAGAAAAGATTACAAGAGCGATTGAACGAGCGATTGAAGTGAAAGAACCATTTATCTTGTTTTCGGCCTCGGGTGGGGCAAGGATGCAAGAAGGGGTACTTAGCTTGATGCAAATGGCTAAAACGAGTGCTGCATTGCAAAAGCTAGATCGAGAAGGTGGCTTGTTTATTTCGATTATGACGCACCCAACAACAGGGGGAGTTTCGGCAAGTTTTGCTTCACTTGGCGATTACAATTTTGCTGAACCGAAAGCATTAATTGGTTTTGCAGGTCGACGAATTATTGAGCAGACGATCCGTCAAGAATTACCAGTGGATTTTCAAACCGCTGAATTTTTATTAAAGCATGGTCAGCTTGATAGAGTCGTTCCTCGTCAAGAAATGAAAGAAACGTTAGTAAAAGTTATTTCAATGCATCAATAA
- the accA gene encoding acetyl-CoA carboxylase carboxyl transferase subunit alpha, whose translation MSDLSFEKPIIELKEKIKEIKSFTQEKDIDLSAEIVKLEARLEQLEADIYGNLKPWERLQIARLGERPTTLDYINHLFTDFIELHGDRLYGDDAAIVGGVAKYKGNPVTVIGHQRGKDTKENIHRNFGMPHPEGYRKALRLMKQANKFGRPIICFLDTKGAYPGMSAEERGQSEAIARNLLEMSGFTVPIICIVIGEGASGGALAIGVGNRIYMLENTWFSVISPEGAAALLWKDAGQAQRAADTMKITAPDLKELGVIDDIVPEVRGGAHRDVQEQAKMIDRIIEEALAQLSSLSPEELVEERYQKYKKIGQYTFVNDTISIN comes from the coding sequence ATGTCTGATTTAAGTTTTGAAAAACCGATCATAGAACTAAAAGAAAAAATTAAAGAAATTAAATCTTTTACACAAGAAAAGGATATTGATTTGTCTGCTGAAATTGTCAAACTAGAAGCTAGACTAGAACAATTAGAAGCAGATATTTACGGCAATTTGAAACCATGGGAGCGTTTACAAATCGCCCGTTTAGGTGAAAGACCGACTACTTTAGATTATATCAATCACTTATTTACTGACTTTATTGAATTGCATGGTGACCGTTTATACGGTGACGATGCAGCGATTGTTGGTGGGGTAGCGAAATATAAAGGAAATCCTGTGACCGTAATTGGTCATCAAAGGGGAAAAGACACGAAAGAAAACATTCATCGTAACTTTGGGATGCCACATCCAGAAGGGTATCGAAAAGCGTTACGGTTAATGAAACAGGCTAATAAATTTGGAAGACCGATCATTTGCTTCTTAGATACCAAAGGAGCATACCCTGGAATGTCTGCCGAAGAAAGAGGGCAGAGTGAAGCGATTGCTCGTAATTTACTAGAAATGTCAGGGTTTACCGTCCCGATCATCTGTATTGTTATTGGAGAAGGTGCAAGTGGTGGAGCGTTAGCTATTGGCGTTGGGAACCGAATTTATATGCTAGAAAATACGTGGTTTTCCGTCATCTCACCAGAAGGAGCGGCAGCATTATTATGGAAAGATGCAGGTCAAGCACAACGTGCAGCCGATACGATGAAAATTACAGCTCCAGACCTTAAAGAGTTAGGTGTAATTGATGATATTGTTCCTGAAGTTAGAGGTGGAGCACATCGTGATGTGCAGGAACAAGCCAAAATGATCGATCGAATTATTGAAGAAGCGTTAGCTCAACTATCTTCTTTGTCTCCAGAGGAACTAGTAGAAGAACGTTATCAAAAATACAAAAAAATTGGACAATATACGTTTGTAAACGATACCATCAGCATAAACTAA